A genomic region of Anas acuta chromosome 1, bAnaAcu1.1, whole genome shotgun sequence contains the following coding sequences:
- the SERTM1 gene encoding serine-rich and transmembrane domain-containing protein 1: MSEPDPSSGFVGNMENGTFLELYPTSLSTSVDSSPGRLSNVYVYVSIFLSLLAFLLLLLIIALQRLKNIISSSSSYPEYNSEAGSSFTNLEVCSISSQRSALSNLSS; the protein is encoded by the coding sequence ATGTCGGAACCCGACCCCTCATCTGGATTTGTAGGAAACATGGAAAATGGGACTTTTCTGGAGTTATACCCCACATCCCTTTCAACTTCCGTGGATTCATCACCAGGCCGTTTATCTAATGTCTATGTCTATGTTTCTATATTCCTTAGTCTCCtagcatttctccttttgttATTGATCATTGCACTTCAGAggctgaaaaatataatttcttccaGTTCCTCTTACCCAGAATATAACAGTGAAGCTGGAAGTTCTTTCACTAATTTAGAAGTCTGTAGTATTTCTTCCCAGCGGTCTGCCCTTTCAAACCTTTCTTCCTGA